The Haloterrigena turkmenica DSM 5511 genome includes the window GACCATCTTATCGGCGGCCAGTCGACGACCTTCGAAGAGGGAATGCGGTCGCTCCTCGGCACGCTCGTCGAGTACGAGGACGTCATCACCGCCCACGAAGACCGGTTCCTGCCCGGCGTCCTCACGGAGGACTGACGCATGCGCGTGCTGGTCACCGGCGGCTGTGGCTATATCGGGAGCGTGCTCGTGCCGCAACTACTCGAGGACGAGGCCGTCTCCGAGGTCGTCGTCCTCGACTCGCTCGTGTCTGGCTCCCCGCGGACGCTGATGGGGTCGGTCGGCGACGATCTCGAGTTCGTTCGCGGTGACATCCGCAACTACGGTGACGTGGAGACCGCGATGCGCGACGTCGACCGCGTGATCCACCTCGCGGCGATCACGGGTGCCTCGAGTACTCACGATCGCCGCGACGAGACGTTCGCGGTCAACTACGACGGCACAGAGAACGTCGTGACCGCCGCCGGCAAGTTCGACGTCGACTCCGTCGTGTTCGCCTCGTCGTGTAACAACTACGGTCGGGCCGCGAGCCGGAACATCGACGAGACGACGACGCCCGAACCGCTCAATCCCTACGCCGAATCGAAAGTGCAGGCGGAGGAGTTGGTTAACGACGCGGCGGCAGAGCACGGGTTCGATGCGACATCCCTGCGCATGAGTACGAACTACGGCTACTCGCCGGGGGTCCGTTTCAACCTCGTCGTCAATCACTTCGTCTTCCGCGGCTTGACCGACCGTCCGCTGACGGTCTACGGCGACGGGAACAACTGGCGACCGTTCATTCACGTTCAGGACGCCGCCCGTGCGTACAAGCACGCGGCGCTCCACCCCGATCAGTGGGCGCACGACGTCTACAACGTCGGGAGCACCGATCAGAACTACCAGATTTCGGATATCGCGGAACTCGTCAATCGAGAGCTCGACTCCGAACTCGAGATCACGTATCTCGAGGACGAGCAACCGGGGCCGTCCTACCACGTTAACTTCGATCGGCTGTCCGAGACCGGGTTCGAGCCGGAGTGGACGCTGCGAGACGGCGTCTGCGATCTGATCGCGCAGTTCGAGGGCTCCGGAACCGAACTTCAATCGGCCGCGATCACGCAACCGATCAACCCATGACATCGACCGACACAGCCACGATCGCAGTAACTGGTGGCGCCGGCTTCATCGGCAGTCGCGTCATCGACCGATTACAGGCGGAGCATCCGGAGTGGGACGTCGTCGCGCTCGACAACCAGTATCGCGGCCAGGTGTCGTCGGTCGGCGACGTGGACATCCAGCACGTCGATATCCGGGACCGACGAGCGCTCGAGGAAACGCTCGAGGGCGCTGACGTCGTGTTGCACCTCGCGGCGCTGAGCGGCGTCGACGACTGCGACTCCAACCGCGACCTCGCCTACGAGGTCAACGTTCAGGGGACGAACAACGTTGCCTGGTTCTGCCGGCAGACGGGCGCGGGGCTGGTCTTCCCGTTCAGTATGGCCTCGATCGGCGATCCGCAGTCGTTCCCGATCACCGTCGACCACCCGCGCGATCCCATGAACTGGTACGGACGAACGAAGGTGCTCGGCGAACGCGCCGTCGAGACGCTCGCCGAAGGCGCGTTCCCCGCCCACATGTATATGAAGTCGAATCTCTACGGGGAACACGAGGTCGACGGCACGACGGTCTCGAAGCCCACCGTGATCAACTTCTTCGTGAACCGGGCGCTCTCCGAGGAGACGCTGACCGTGTACGAACCCGGGACGCAGTCGCGGAACTTCGTGCACGTGAAGGACGTCGCTCGAGCGTACGTTCGGAGCACGGAACGGCTGCTGACGCAGCTGGAGCAGGGAGAGACGGGCGTGGAGAAATACGAGATCGCCAGCGACGAAGATCTGTCGGTAATGGCGACGGCAGAGGTCGTACAGCAGACCGCTGTCGAGAAACACGGGTTCGAACCGGACGTCAAACTCGTCGAGAACCCCCGCGGGAACGAAACGCTCGTCGAGAACTTCGCGGTCGATTTCACTACGGCGACGCAGCGGTTAGGGTGGGAACCGACTCACTCCGTCGCGGAATCAGTCTCGAGGCTACTAGAATAGCTAGTAGCAGAGCTGATTTAAGTTATACCGGTAGTATTATGACTGCATTTTTATAGAATAACTAGTGGTATGGAAAGCCAGAATCGGAGATGTTTATCTGCCTCTAGGAGACTAGATTTAATCCCGAGAATGATAACACTCGAGGTGAACTGAGATGGTTGAAGCATTAGATCTCGCTCTCGGAGGTGTCGCAGTCGGTATTCTCGCGTGGGGGTTCGAACGGTATCGAACCCGCTTCGTCAAATCCGACCTGATAATCGCAGGCGCGCTCGCAGTAGGTCTTCTCATCTTCGTGGTACTTCCGGGCGTATACGATTCTATCGGCGCCGCACTCAATATCGATGGACGATTCGTGTTGCTCTCGATGCTCGCACAGTTCGTCCTCCTCGCGATCATCCTCCATCTCCTCTCGATGGTTCGAGAGACGAACGCGCGGTTTTCCGATCTCGTGAGAAATATCTCCGCCGATCAGGCGCCGCAAATGGACGGCGGCGAGCGGACGATTTTCGTCGTGATCCCGGCCTATAACGAGGGAAAGACGATTACGTCCGTCGTGAAATCGCTTCCGGACACCATCCGCGGCTATACCCTTCAGCCGGTGGTCGTCTCCGACGGCTCCGTTGACGACACCGCCGAGAACGCCAGGTACAACGGGACCGTCGTCGTCGAACATCTCGTCAACCAAGGGCAGGGCGGCGCGTTGAAAACGGGCTTCCAGATCGCGCTCGAACAGGAGGCCGACATCGTCGTTACGATGGACGGCGACGGCCAGCATCCGGCCGAGGAGCTCGAACGATTGGTCTCTCCCGTAATCGACGACGAAGCCGACTACGTGATGGGCTCGCGGTACAAGGGTGAAAACAAGACCGGCAACGGAGTCGTTCGTGAAAGTGGAATTAGGTCATTCACGTGGCTGATCAACGCCCTGACGAAGTCCGAGATCACGGACTGCACGAACGGGTTCCGAGCGATTCGTGCATCTGGACTTGAGGATATGAAGTTAACTGAAGAACGGTTTAGTGCCCCTGAGTTGATTATTGAGGCGCGCAAGAATGGGCTCCGGATTCAGGAAATCCCGATCACGATCGAAGAGCGACAGGCCGGTGAGACAAAGAAACCGCAGTTGATGTACGCTATTGGACTGACCCGAGCGATCCTCGCGACCTGGATTAGGTAACGTTGACAATTCTTGCCCAACCGTCTGCGAAACACAATCATTTTGATTCAACTATTACTGTTCCATAATTTCTGATAGAGTGTCCAGTAGTCATCACACATTGTTTCCATAGAATAGTTTGCTATTACATTAGATCGAACGCGCTGACAAATATCCTCAGTATTTGCCGAAACTGCATCAATCGCGCGAGCGAGCGCTTCGGAGTTGTTCGGTGGAACTGTTTCTCCGGCTTTGACGAGCTCTGAGGCACTACCGACGTCCGTCGAAATCACCGGTAAACCACAGGCTTGCGCTTCTAACAACACTGTCGGTTGCCCCTCTGACAGTGATGAAAGGACGAATATGTCGTGGCTTCGATAGTAAGGGAGGACGTTTTCTTGATACCCTTCAAACGTAACGAGATCATCAATACCTAATTCGACGCAGCGACTTTCATATTCGTCTCGTTTCGTTCCATCCCCGACGATCGTCAAGTGGTACGCTTCTTCGCTTTCCAAAGACAGCAATTTCATGGCATTAAGAAGTGTCGGAACGCCCTTTACTGGATCCAACCTACCGACGAACAGGAGCTCAGTTACCTCACTATCCGCCCGTGACTCGTCTCGAGAAGGAGTGAAATTCTCTGTGTCGATTCCGTTCGGAATTACCGATAGTTTGTCTGCTTCGGCATATGGTTTTAGCGGATCAAGCAAATAATCACCGAGGGCTACAACGTGGTCGGCTGCTTCGAACGTTGCTCTGCCTAATGTAGCTGTATAACAACGCCCGATGAAATCGACTGGGCGACTGCCCGATGTCCAATTGACTCCTGGGAGCGAATCAACCGTCACTACGGAGGGCGTAGAAAGGCGCCGTGATTCGATAACTGCGGCTGCACACACAGGGTAAAAATAGCTATATACATGAACAATATCTGACTTCTTTACTAGTGCGGAAAGCTGTCGTAAAAATGATGGGGTTGGTAGTGTATATCGGACGCCCGGAACATACATCGCATTATAATACCTATAGTCTACGTTCGGAGCTTCTGAAGCCATTTCTTCACTATCCGATGGAGTTAAAATTGTTATATTTGCTTTTGTCGTTAATCCTCTACTGAGAGATTGAATCCCTGTTCGAACTTGCTTTGTCGGATTAACATAAACTATGGACGGTTTGGAGGTCATATTTCAGAATACTATA containing:
- a CDS encoding NAD-dependent epimerase/dehydratase family protein, yielding MRVLVTGGCGYIGSVLVPQLLEDEAVSEVVVLDSLVSGSPRTLMGSVGDDLEFVRGDIRNYGDVETAMRDVDRVIHLAAITGASSTHDRRDETFAVNYDGTENVVTAAGKFDVDSVVFASSCNNYGRAASRNIDETTTPEPLNPYAESKVQAEELVNDAAAEHGFDATSLRMSTNYGYSPGVRFNLVVNHFVFRGLTDRPLTVYGDGNNWRPFIHVQDAARAYKHAALHPDQWAHDVYNVGSTDQNYQISDIAELVNRELDSELEITYLEDEQPGPSYHVNFDRLSETGFEPEWTLRDGVCDLIAQFEGSGTELQSAAITQPINP
- a CDS encoding NAD-dependent epimerase/dehydratase family protein; amino-acid sequence: MTSTDTATIAVTGGAGFIGSRVIDRLQAEHPEWDVVALDNQYRGQVSSVGDVDIQHVDIRDRRALEETLEGADVVLHLAALSGVDDCDSNRDLAYEVNVQGTNNVAWFCRQTGAGLVFPFSMASIGDPQSFPITVDHPRDPMNWYGRTKVLGERAVETLAEGAFPAHMYMKSNLYGEHEVDGTTVSKPTVINFFVNRALSEETLTVYEPGTQSRNFVHVKDVARAYVRSTERLLTQLEQGETGVEKYEIASDEDLSVMATAEVVQQTAVEKHGFEPDVKLVENPRGNETLVENFAVDFTTATQRLGWEPTHSVAESVSRLLE
- a CDS encoding DUF2304 family protein produces the protein MVEALDLALGGVAVGILAWGFERYRTRFVKSDLIIAGALAVGLLIFVVLPGVYDSIGAALNIDGRFVLLSMLAQFVLLAIILHLLSMVRETNARFSDLVRNISADQAPQMDGGERTIFVVIPAYNEGKTITSVVKSLPDTIRGYTLQPVVVSDGSVDDTAENARYNGTVVVEHLVNQGQGGALKTGFQIALEQEADIVVTMDGDGQHPAEELERLVSPVIDDEADYVMGSRYKGENKTGNGVVRESGIRSFTWLINALTKSEITDCTNGFRAIRASGLEDMKLTEERFSAPELIIEARKNGLRIQEIPITIEERQAGETKKPQLMYAIGLTRAILATWIR
- the pelF gene encoding GT4 family glycosyltransferase PelF, with product MTSKPSIVYVNPTKQVRTGIQSLSRGLTTKANITILTPSDSEEMASEAPNVDYRYYNAMYVPGVRYTLPTPSFLRQLSALVKKSDIVHVYSYFYPVCAAAVIESRRLSTPSVVTVDSLPGVNWTSGSRPVDFIGRCYTATLGRATFEAADHVVALGDYLLDPLKPYAEADKLSVIPNGIDTENFTPSRDESRADSEVTELLFVGRLDPVKGVPTLLNAMKLLSLESEEAYHLTIVGDGTKRDEYESRCVELGIDDLVTFEGYQENVLPYYRSHDIFVLSSLSEGQPTVLLEAQACGLPVISTDVGSASELVKAGETVPPNNSEALARAIDAVSANTEDICQRVRSNVIANYSMETMCDDYWTLYQKLWNSNS